A stretch of DNA from Plasmodium brasilianum strain Bolivian I chromosome 3, whole genome shotgun sequence:
tatataaatgtatatatatgtgcgtacacatatgtacatttgcatattctttttccctcttttttttcgcGCCGTACACTTTTATTGGTCAGGATGTTTCAAACGGGCGTAGACTTTTGTAGTTAATCAAAGAACTTGTATTACAGCAATTTTTCATAAACTTCAACtgcaaaataatatttcagaCATTTTTCAAATCTTACTCATTTCATACATTTTATGCatcttgtatattttttttatatttaaagtaCTTCAATCAATATGACATATGAcgaaatttcattttttctttgaattattttaaaaatatagcatgcatatataaaatattttaagaaaaataaattaaaatttatagaggaacaatattttttttaaagcatgCAACCAagagtatacatatatatatatgtatacattatatatatattatataaataattttttatttactcctttacacatatatatatatatttaatctCAAATGTACTAGCTCAATATTGCTTATCCTtagtgtttttttttttttttttttaacttcattttccaaaattaataataccttaaaattgtaaaaattcgcctttaaataatatttaacaaaCAATTTTATTGACGTTACACTTTGTAAAAAATCCTTCATATTACAACCACTATCCtcttataaattttgtatttcattgcattttttttttttttaattatgtgattttttttttttcgattttttttttaaatgcatgacctattcatataattatgaacatatgaGAGAAGTggaaatgagaaaaaaaataaaataaaacaaaacaaaacaaaaaataacaaaacaaaaaatgacaaaacaaaaaatgacaaaacaaaaaatgacaaaacaaaaaatgacaaaacaaaaaatgacaaaacaaaaaatgacaaaacaaaaaataacaaaacaaaaaataacaaaacaaaagaGAGTAGACCTTAAAGGTGATTACACTTTTTGATAAAATCCAcactttaaaaattttcacatTCTGCCATTTTTGTGAATTCCTCGTATTTTTGCCTTAACAGTACTTATGTGCAGTTTTCAtttagttcattttttttgactTTCATCAAAATGTTGAGTTCATGTTTAAAATGGATGAAAGAGAAATTAGAAGAAACAAACTGTTTTGTTTACAACAGATTAAAATGTTGAATTGTGTAAATTAGTGACTTGGAcacaaaaagtaaaaactatatgttagaaaaaatttaaacacacaaaaaagaaaaagtctGTATTGTGTCTGTGTCtgtttctgtttttttttttttttttatatatatcattggCCATATCAATAAAATACAGCACACTTTTGTATACATGCATTAAGCAAAAGtgtatcatatatatagaagTACTTAATAAAATGGCACATgtgaaaagttaaaaaatgattGTAGCACATTTttgcattaaaaaaaatatatcattgtAGAAGCTTGAAActgtaaaaatgtattaaaatgaaaaaggttAAATAAAGTACAATGAGGTAAAATTGAGTAAAACAAACGTGTAGGTATAAAAACTTGAGTGTGTATACGGATTTGCGTATCTGCGTCTGCACTTCTATGTCcgaatgatataaataaaaaatggatttACCCCCATGTGCCTAGTCGTAATAGGAGAAACAGTTCGTGCATAACTGTTGAAGTATGTATTTAATTCCATATatgtgttaaaaaaaaaataaatatgagaTCACATAtattgcttatatatatttgtgtgcgcatgtacatatatctatatctatatatatatatatatatgttcacatGTAACCACCTAATCAGAAAGATTATGTATGAATCAGTAGGAATAATATAACTACCAAAGAGCTGAACGACTCGAACTGAGAAGAAGATAATCCAAATAGATTTTGCCAAAAagttcttttctttcttcgTCGTGGATCTCCATTTAAACTATCTCCTACATTATACttatcataaatattatcattatatgaTTTTTCCGCttgattattattaatgctattactattattactactattactatcATCATGTTGTTTACTTTGTACCTTGCTTCTGTTGTAGTAATCtgcattatattttgaatcactcctatttaatttattcgcTTCGTTTTCAtagtttttttcattttctggATTTCTCaaacttttataaatattccatttattattataatatatgctatttttattatcataaggATCTTGAGAGTCGTCTTCTTGGTATCTTTGTCCCATGGGTTCAATATTTGCCATCTCCTCGTCCACTGGCATGTAATCTCTTCGTTCCTCAATTTGTTCTATATCATCTTCATTATCAAATAATAAACCATTTCctttatttgtgtatatatacatagttCCTACATACCTGTCTCTTTTACAAACACaactaatttttatattttctgttATAACATCTGGGAATACGATATAAGATACATATGAATGAGCTTTTGATAAATTTACATCAGTGGCTGGATCTGGAATAACTCTAGAGTTTGGTATTAAATTATTGgatgataatataatatcaCTCCCATAATAAACATTATGAAAACAATTATTTGGTATTAATTctaaattatcattataattattgttgctttcttttttataacaatttaTCCCTACAACATCCATTGGGTAAGCATGTATAACACaagaataattttcattGAGTGCTACGTTATTAGTTAAATCTCTTCTAGATAACATATTATCTCCAAAATCACAaccttttattttctttcctgtttttttataacttattttcattatttgtttaatatgACTTTTATATTCTCCATAACATATGCAGCTAATATCAAGATCTTTGTTGGAATAAGGTGTactataaaatgaaaagtatTCAGTTAATGTTGAATTATTTGACTCAAacacattttgaaaaatctCATACGTATCAGTTTCTGGAGAATATTCATTAGGGTTGCTCTGATTCACATATGACTTAGCAGCACAGTTTTCCGGAAGTACTCGTCCTTTAATACTAATGTCcatattaaaattacaactaaataataataacttgccaaattcattatttaaaatacattCCTCAAGTTCATCTGCATTTATATTCACAGAGCACATATTCACATTTCCTATGCTTATCACTTTTTTTATCACATTGCCATATGTTAAGCACTTGAAAATGCCTAAAACAATGTAGTACAAGAAAACTTTTTTGGGTTTCATATTTTATCCTCCCTTGCAGCACATAGCAAACAAGCAGATGGCAAAAGCTTCACGTGAAAAGTAAAAACGAACAAGTGAAAGGGAGctacaataaaataagatatatcAACAGAGGAAATACGCGGGGAGCATAAGATGGGGGATATTCAGGCAGTGAGACAGTGATCCGTCTTAAAATGAAGCAAATATCTAAAGGTAAAGGAGGtcaaaaaatgacaaaaaggagacaaaaaagaaacaacAAAAACCGTAAAAAACGACAAATAAGTGACAGAAAAAACGACAAAAAAGTGACGGAAAAAACGACAAAAAAGTGACGGAAAAAACGACAAAAAAGTGATGGAAAAAACGACAAAAAAGTGAtggaaaaaaagacaaaaaagtgacgaaaaaataatgaaaaggtGGCAAATTCTATATATGAACTGAGCAAAACAAATTTGTaccaaattattattttttatcttgtCTTATGGAGATGTTTGAACCATAACCTTAAGactatcaaaaaaaaaaaattatattcctttaaaattaaaatgtgtTAATGTATGTTTTACTTCGAAACGTAATTAAAATTAcgctcaaaaaaaaaaaaaaagggtaaaGTGTGAGcatgtaatataatatagcGTTTTAGACAAAATATCAACGTTTAAATAAATCCATGtgatcatattttaatactttCTCTCAGCGACACaaattaatgtttttaaaatggaaaaaaggaGTGAGgtgtagaaaaaaaacataaattcatttttttggcCAGAAAAGCAAGAACCTGTGTAAATGCACGAGCTGTTTGTAAATAATCAAAAGTAGGAGGGACCTCTTTTCTCCTCTTTTTTCCCCCCCCCTTTtgctttattaattttttgttgcATGCAGCCCATAatactcaaaaaaaaaaaggaaaaggaccTGTTTGTAATTCATTGAGTGTATAAATTgaaagaaaagaacaaaaaaaaatatatatatatttttatatatttttttgtgaacacatatatatactttgtTTGTTCACCATTGCTGATATACTAATAagagtgaaaaaaaaaaaaaaagaattaaaatttcaACACAATTTACTTAAATCCacataaatttgtttttttccattttttcaaaattttaaaaaattaaaaggatCATTTTTCTCATTGATGCTGATAATTTAGAGAACCTCCCACATGCTGACATTTTGaacttctttttattttattttatcttattttataacattacAACGATAAAGTGAAATTGTTTAACATCTTTCGCAACTACAGTTTTTAGACCGTTGTACAAATGTTGTAAGCAATTAATTTTGAGAAAAAGTATTCTACATGTAAACAAATATACTTATGGGTTTATTTATTCGAATCATTTGAAGCaatggaaaaacaaaaaaacggaaaattatgaattgaaattaaatattaaaaattacaagtgaaaaattataaattaaaaaaaatgctcaAAATGAAAGAGGAATTGTATATAGCAGTGAGGAAATTAATTTGTTCCAATATTATATGAGAGGAACATTTACGCGAAATGTTacctatttaaaaaataaaaaattaaaaaaaatatatatatcgttTCTCATGTTCATTTGTTGTACTATTATATATCAGATTCCATTTGTTTGTTCTCTTATATTTCTGTTTGCATATGTTGGAACACTTCTTAACGTGTGAAGAGCAGGAATGGaagcaaataaaattacaccATTATGCGCCTATGAATGTACGTGGGTTATATCacttaaatgtataaatacacTCAAAGGGATAATCAAATGCTAGctaaaactaaaataaaaaataaaaaggaggaATATTGTCCTATTTTGGAAGACCCTTTTTGTGCTTGGTTATTTCTATGATCAGTCAAAATTTTTTCGTTTGTTGTCTCATTATTTGCACTATTGATAGGATATAAATTAAAGTTCTTTATTAAACTTAAAGAAAGGGTACCAGCATAAACATTTGCAGATACCTGATCAGCAATTGT
This window harbors:
- a CDS encoding 6-cysteine protein P52, which produces MKPKKVFLYYIVLGIFKCLTYGNVIKKVISIGNVNMCSVNINADELEECILNNEFGKLLLFSCNFNMDISIKGRVLPENCAAKSYVNQSNPNEYSPETDTYEIFQNVFESNNSTLTEYFSFYSTPYSNKDLDISCICYGEYKSHIKQIMKISYKKTGKKIKGCDFGDNMLSRRDLTNNVALNENYSCVIHAYPMDVVGINCYKKESNNNYNDNLELIPNNCFHNVYYGSDIILSSNNLIPNSRVIPDPATDVNLSKAHSYVSYIVFPDVITENIKISCVCKRDRYVGTMYIYTNKGNGLLFDNEDDIEQIEERRDYMPVDEEMANIEPMGQRYQEDDSQDPYDNKNSIYYNNKWNIYKSLRNPENEKNYENEANKLNRSDSKYNADYYNRSKVQSKQHDDSNSSNNSNSINNNQAEKSYNDNIYDKYNVGDSLNGDPRRRKKRTFWQNLFGLSSSQFESFSSLVVILFLLIHT